ACACGAGCAAGGTTGtgagtttgcagcagcacaaatttgtgccactactttttgctgcAGTACATGCCCCTGCTCTTGTGTTTTGGATTGGGACaaattgtcctgctgctccatgtgctgcagtgggGTCTGTTTGGAGCACTGGGTTTTGCAGTGCAGggtgctagccagcaggcagcccccatgctgaggcagccttgcctcagccagccacagagcggcacatggaaatgagggagcagaccctgggctgcctgctccccagccctgggctgcctgctcccccatctccacttgCTGCAGAGGCCTTGCACAAAGCCgccgctccctggctggctggagtgcagtgtgCCTccagacaggggagcaggcagccctgggctggctgctgccctgtctctgcatgcctcagtgtgggggctctaCTGCAGAGCCCCTAAATTGAGGCACGTGGAGTCTCTGTGCTGAGGCATCCTGTACCCTAGCCAGCTATGGAGAcaacctgggctggctgctcccctgtcccaAGGTacactgctccccagccagctgctccatggctggctggggcacaaggtccCTCAGTGTGGGGGTTCTGCagtggagcccctgcactgaggcacatggagatgggagcagccagcccagtgctgctttcTTCTCCATCTCAAGGCATactgcatcccagccagccagggagcagctgactggggcacaggttGCCTGAAGCATGGGGGCTTCTCATTGCACAGAGAAAGGGAAGCAGCCAGCCCATCTCAAGACACactgtgccccaaccagctgggGAGTGACAGGCTTGGATACAgcgtgcctcagcacaggggctctgtaTCTCCACGTTTGTCCCAGCACATGCCACTTTTTGGcatgctttgcactgcttttttcttccttttttttgttttttttggtgggtggggttgttttttgttttgttctggggtttttttgctaccaggtaagtcccagtagcaaattttgctccagcactgcaaattagcagcgccATGCATGATTTAATGTGcagtttgtagcaccacaaagaggtttgcggCAACACAAACTTCACactcctgcacatctggatccagcccatgaagttGTGGGAGGTGGACCATATACCAGAGGACTGGTAAAGGGCCAACGTCTtgcccttctttaaaaaaggcaaaaaggagaatgcagggaactacagactggtttgCCCCACTTTAATATCTGTGAATTTAATGGatcatatcctaaggaaggccatttgcaagtatctggaggaggaaagactgatcagaaacagccagcatggatttatgaaaaacaaatcttgCCAAACAAATTTGATCTCCTCCTTTGACAAAGTGACTACTTacgtggatgaagggaatgctgtggatagagtgtatctggactttagcaaagcttttggcAAGGTCCCATATGGCctcataaataaattggagaaatgtgggctagataaaactactacaaggtggacaGATAACTgactcaatagctgcaagcaaagggtaattattaatgggtccaggtcaatggcaggaggttttgagtggagtcctaCTGGGGTTTgtccttggcccagtgctgttcaacatgctTATTAGTGTTTATCAGATGACATGGAACTGAGAAGGactgtgaacacattggaggatgcaAGTGCGATTcagatcttgacagattggaaagttgggctagaactaacaggatgaagttcaatgtggacaaatgcaaggtgctacacctcagaaaGAATAACCAAGAacataaatataaaatgggtgacacctggatGGATGGCAGCAGTATGGAAAAGGAGTTGGGAGTCTTGgaagatcacagactcaatacaaGTCTGAGATGTGATGTAGCCACACAGAAGGCAAATAtggttttgggatgcagcaatagaagcattaggtgcaagacaagGGAGATGATAGTGGCTCTACTCGGCACTAGTTAGaactcatctggagtactgtgtgcagttctggcctCAGCATTCTAAAAAAGGATGGGGAGAAGTTAGAGAGAATCCAGGTGCAATGATAAAAGGCTTAGAAAGCAAGTCATTTGAGGAAAGGGTAAAGGAACTAGGCATGATCAGCTTGCAGAAAGGGCACTtaaaaggggacatgatagcagtcttcaaatacttgaagggctgccataaagaagaggaagaacaccttttttctcttgctgcagaggggaggacacggactaatggcttgaagttgcagcacagTAAGTTTAGATTTGGTATCTgggaaaaacttcactgttagaatagtgagacAGTGGAAGCTGTAGGCTCTTCAtcattggaagtgttcaagaagaggttggacagccattggttggggatgatctaggtgtatattctactatgagtatttcccatgcttctggactttgctggttgcctttCCCCCACCTATCCCCTTTCTGCTGCATGTGTCAGcatgtttttaagctttcctcagaggcattgggtgttggctacagcgaAGGGTGGGAACTTTgactagtgctcctgctgggaccaaagccaaagGTTCCtgtctagagggtcttgcccctctgctcagggtcaggccaattgccatatttgaggtcaagaaggaattttaccccatggtcagattggtatagatTTTTGGTATTGCCCCCTGCTAATGAGAAAGCCAATGCCTTGCTTCTATGAAATggtgtcaatatatgctcaagagatcccagatagagggccatgcccccttctaaTGAGAAAGACAAAAAACAATATCAAATACCAAGATTTTTGGTATTTTCTCTTTTGAGAAAGAGAAATAACATAATACCTCCTGTTTCATGATGCATGCTGAGTATTTCTTTTAGAGTTCCTGTCTCTTTGTTTCTGTCCCAACTTGATTATGCTTAAATTGTCAGACTCGGAGACCAATGGCACAGATGGTGGAAATTGTCATGCCATTCAACCAAAATGGCTCTTCGGTGTTAAGTGGTAGACCCTCACCCACAAAAATGTGATTTCGGCCTTTGAACATTTGAGAAAAAATGGACCTTTCCCAGGAAATTATTTTTGCTAACCCCTCTGACTTCTGTGTGGTAACCCATGTAATAGCTACTCAGATAAGAGAGGGTTTTCTGAATTGTCTCTCTTATTTTCATTATTAACTATGGTTTATTGCTGGAAATATTCTCAGAGACTTATGCAAGTGGGTCATATTCTGATAAAGAAAATGATATCATTAATGTTACTTTAGTGCAAATAAAAGAGTAGGTATAATTGAGCTGAAATATAactgagctttttttttcccctcagtgtcTGAGCTTCAGGAAGAAGGAATGAATGCCATTAACTTACCTCTCAGTCCAATTCCATTTGAGATAGACCCTGAGGACACTATGCTAGGTAATGCATCTCAACAAAAAAGCCGTGTGTAAATAAAATTCTACAAATATAATCATTTTCTAATATCTATTTTTAACCCTTCTAGAGGAAAATGAGGTCCGAACAATGGTGGATCCAAATTCAAGAAATGACCCCAAATTACAAGAGCTAACAAAGGTACTGGAAAGCATGCAAACACTTTAATATTTCACTGAAAATGAatgaaccgggggggggggtgtacctATTTCTTTTATTTGAAAGCATCACGCAGACATGAATTAACTAAACCACATAGTGCACATGCATCAATAAAGGAGTACATTTCAGTACCTATTTTCAGATGAGATGCATAGAGCTCCCAAGAGTACAAGAACTAATGTCTGAAGTGGGAGAATTCTGGTTCTGAATCCATCCTTTAATCTAAGACTGCCCTGTTTTCTTTCTGTGGTTTCTTTATCTTGTATCTGGGGCATCTGCTTATTGCAATTCACTTAACTTTCTTCTCTTATTATGAGCGTGATCTAGGGTCTGTTGAAATTAATAGAAAGACACTGACTTAAAAGAACATTGAATCAGTCAGCAGAGTTTTGTGCTATCCTAAGTCATCTTTCTAAGAAAAGTTAATGCAATATTTCCTCTGTGTAATGCACTCAGTCTCCATTGATATAATAAGCAGAAGTTCTTTATCACTTTGTAGCCTACACATCTTCCATTTGCTTCTGTTGTAATTCCATACCAGTTGTAGTCAAACCACTGTAGCATTGGTGTTTTCTACGCTGAGTATTTCCCAACCATGTACAGTGTAATATGTTTTAAATTGTAAACGTTCTATGCATAAATGGTCAAATTTGTGTTCCCTGTATAGGTATTAATTGACTGGATTAATGATGTACTGGTAGGAGAAAGGATCATTGTGAAAGATCTGGCTGAGGACCTGTATGATGGACAAGTATTACAGAAATTATTTGGTAAGAAATATGTATATGCTGTTGGGACACTGTCAGTAAGTAGATCAGTTGTTCTGTGTTAGAGGAGGTTTGGtgtcatcttacatttgcagCCTTCATATGATATAAAATTAGCCTGGTATTATAAGAGCTTTGAGCAAAGGTTGTCCATTGCAGTTTTGAGGAAGTGCCATCTTCTTAGGTACACCACAGTGCATGTTGCACTGGAATTGATAGAAAGGACATAAAGCATACCCAGGATGCTAGAGGGAGGGTTCTAGTCTTGGCAGCAGCTTAAGCTCTGATTAAATTTATTATCTGCATATGTTCTGTAGAAACTCAACCATGTTACAAGTGGAAATTAAGTTTTAAAGCAAGGGTATTTCCATTACAATGGTGGATGTTTTTAATCTGTTCAGGTTCCCATACCATAGTTTATTTAAATCTCAAAGTTCCTCTGGAAAGTTGGAGTTTCTATCTGCTTTGTTGCCTGGCTCTTAATGTTAGTGAACTAATGATACCCAGTGGGCTGCAAGCTGAGCTTCAGCTGAGAAAAAGATAGAGGAAAGAGACATTTAATTCAGAGTTGGCAAGTGACCATTAACTGCTGGTTTAGAAGCCACTTTCTTACTTATTACAGCTCATAAAGTCTCTGGTAAATTTTTATCCTGTATTTGAAATGGATCTTGAAACAATCTGTGAGCCATTCTAATAATGGTCTTCTAGCCCATGGATATGGAGAAGTTTGCCTCTATGAATGGTTAAGATACTGAACATATTGTGATGGAATATATATGGCCCTGATCCGGGAATTTTATCTATATGGGCAGACCTTCCGTGCAATCTAAAAATATCCATCAGATATAATCTAACTTGCTACAGGCAGAAATAATGTATACAGTTGGATTCTGATCCAATGCTTGTTGAAATAATTAGAAAtctttccattaactttaatTGGCTATGTGTCAGGTCTCTACAGATTAAAGGGCCTGCAGTGAAATCCTGCCTAGATTTGCAGAAGACCCCCATTGATATCATGTGGCTCTTACTACAGGAAACAAGCCAACAAGCCCGATTCCATTCATACTGGGAagatttgccattgacttcaatgggagcaagACCAGACCTTGCAAGCTGAACAACATATTTCTTTTGTGAATTAAATTGGTGGGCGATCAATTGCTTTATTTCTGGTGCCATTATCAGGGAGGTTTTTGTGCAGTCTTCTTTACGTGTTAATTAATGGTTGTAAGGATCCTGGCAGTTTGACAAAAAACATTAGCAGCCATTATCTTTGCTACTAATATTAATGGGGCCTGTTTTTTCTCTTACTTCCTTCTGTGTTACTCCATTTAGTTTGGATGTGGATACTTCTGAGGTAGGAGTATGTGGCTCATTGGATTTTTTCTCCATCACTTTTACTTTTTTGTTCCACCTTGAAAATGTGTTTTCCATTTTCTTATTACACAGACCTAATCTGTCTTTAATTTACTAAAGGCCCTGTCTGTGCACATAACTTGCAATAGTTTAACTAAAAtagtttttttaattgatttactTAAACCACTGCAAACCCCTGTGTGGACACACTTACACTGACTAATACCTAGCTTTTATTGATTTAGCTTAAGTCAGTAACTCACCAAATTAAGCTAAATTGATATAAACCTAAGGATTTGTACCAGTTAtaattaaattgatttaaaaGCCAGTAAAAGTTTTGAGAGTAGATGTAGGCTAAGTTTATTTACGAAGAGGCTGCCCATGTTTTTATGTGCTTTTATGTGTATTAAAAtctttgaattattttcctgGATGCTTCATCTCTAGTCACATGACTATGATACAACCTGATTTCTACCACTCAAAcagaagctttaaaaatattgttctaGGGGCTGAAGAAGAGGCAGTTCATCTAGACTGGACAAATCAAAACTTTTATTTGACCACCAAAAAAGCTAGTCTATAGTACAATTAACCTTTGTCCCATATATCTTTTATGGAAGAGCCAAGAAGGCAGCATGCTTAACGTCTACCTTTAGTGATCTAGAGTTGCATCCACCCCTTGCTAGCTTGTAGTGTGGTTTTCATTACTACTTGGCTTTAATGTTTACAGGAAACAATGAGAAAACAGGGGGTTATAACCTTAGGATTAATAAGTGACACTAAAGGTCctctgaagtttaaaaaaaaaaaagatgtcctTACATGGACCGGCCAAGAAATCAGTCatcgattttttttttattttttttttcaaccatgAACCCTTGTATCTACTGAAAATGCACTGGAGTGTGGGGAATGGAATGTCTTTCCATTGCTCATGGTATCTAGGGTTAAGGAGCAGACTAACTGTCTTTTCTTCCATTATCACTTCAGAGAAACTTGAGAGTGAGAAACTGAATGTTGCTGAAGTCACACAGTCTGAAATTGCTCAGAAGCAAAAGCTACAGACAGTGCTTGAAAAGATCAATGAAACGCTTAAACTTCCTCCAAGGAACATCAAGTGGAATGTTGACTGTAAGTTGCATATTTTACAGTGAAGCACTTAGACGTTGATAGGATAGATGTTAGAGTCCCCACCTACAAGTCATAACTATACTACACTAAGGAAGGCCACTTTCCTGCTCCTTGTGGAGGAAGCTGCACAGTATGGTGAATAGGGGTGTACATTCaacaacattttttctttctccagtaCTGCTTCACCTCCAGAGAAATAAATAGCTACACTTCTTTAAACACTTGGCATTTATGTATTCAAAGGTGTACATATCTCTGCATCTTTCATTACCACATTTGTGCATATGAAAGTGGGACTACGTGCATTAAAAATGCAGTATTTAGGCTCACAGATGCCTCATATACAGTGCATACACATGACATTTGCCTGCATGTGGTTCAAATGGATTATGGCCAACTGAATATTTAAAGTAAAATCCTGCACCCACTGAAGATAACTAACTCCCATGGATTTTGCCCAAATCTTTTCTGGTATATGCTCATATTTATTTAACAATGCAGAAAGTTCAACAATGGCTGTGATTTATGAGTGCCTTAGACTTTGGTTGCTCAATTTAAGACACCTTAAAAAGGCCTGATTTTCTGAAGGTGGATACTCAGTAGTTTTGAAAACCAGGTTTCATCAAGCTGTCTCAAGTTGGGCACCCAAAATCCccaactgcttttgaaaattttgcccAGTATGTTTATAGCAGCTGTTTCCTGTCTTCTCTCCCCATCCTGAGCCATGCTATCTTTCATCACATGTCCCACGTGGAAGGGAGAGATGTAACTATGATGAGGCAGGATGAACTTTAAGCATAGTTCTTCCCCATAACTTTTCCCCTTCATGTGGCCCCATCATGTTATTTTCATCGTGGTTTTTTTCCATTCTCGGCTACGCAGCAGGATGCAAGGcatgtagaggggccctgtgATTTAACTTACAATTCAAATTTGTCTTTGTTTTAATGTGTTACATGTGTTTCCCAAATTTTTAGTGTGAAAGTAGGAGATTgacagcagctgccagagccagcTGTTGTACACATAGGTGTGGGGCAGGCTTCTTTATACAACTCTCCCAGAGCATGTCCTTCCCCCTCAGCAGctccccccctccttcctcccccaaccctgccaatGTTGTAGACTGTGGCAAGTTATGAGGCCGATACAGAGAGGTCCACTGCACAGTTCAAAATTGCATTGGAAATGATGAAAGAGAACATTTCAGGGAATCATTTACTACTTTACTTGTGAAATAACTTAGTAGTTATTGGTTACTTCATGTATGGAAATACATGCAACATTGTATTGTAGCTGTCAACCATCACATTAGAGCACTACCCAAGAGAAGCAAATGAATGCACTGTAAATCTGGATGCAAGCaataagaagaagaaaggaagtaCTAAGAGTTAAAAATAAGATTCTATGCTGAGGCCAGCAGTTTGATACTTGATTAAAGGTTTCCTACAGTAAGTCTTTTGATATCTTGTAAGTCTTGTTAGTGTTAACTACCCGTATGAAACCTGCTGAGAAGAAACTAAAATAACAAGAATAACTGTAACAAGTTCATGAGGAATGTTTGAGTCATTGAGTTTGCTAAGTTATTGCTCAATGCTTCAGCCAAAATAGGCTCATTTATCATCCTACAGACATTGTGACACTTAAAAATGAATAAAGTGCATGTTATGAATACAAAAATATCTTTCTGATAGTCCATAAATCCATACTCAAATAAAGAGGATGAAGGGGAGTGCATAGacagcagtttgagctgctgTACTTGAAATCTGGCTTTTAAATCAGGTTTAGATTTCCATCTTCCCAGGCCAATGGCTTCCAGACATAATGCAAAATCTAACCTTGGTCTTCAGGAATACAGTTGAGTACTGCATTCCTACTACCTTCTATTTATGGAAGGCAGTTGAAAGAAAGGTACCCTGAAAGCACCCATCTGTTGGTCCAGGTACCAAGGGAAATGTATCCCATATGCCCATGAATCCCTAcaagcaaaatgaaatatttgcctACGTTGCTTTGCCTTATGTAACTTGTGCTTTTAATATCTATTTCAGCTGTTCATGCAAAGAGTCTTGTAGCAATACTTCATCTTTTGGTTGCATTATCACAATATTTTCGGGCACCAATCAGACTTCCAGATCATGTGTCTATTCAAGTCGTCGTTGTCCAGGTAAGATAGGTGTAACTCAGCTGTGAGAGTGCTGAAATTGATTGATGAATTTCTTGAGTAATAAATGTAAAACATATTTATGCTGAGTTGGCTCACAGTGCTTCACAAGTGAAAGGCAGAAGAACAAGTATTTTCCCAGACTGAGTTGTGGCTCTGAATATCTTATTTTGATTGCATAGTGGCCAGACTATgacattaaaaatgtattaaacttTATTATTGTTGGAATGCGTTTGTATATAAATCCCACAGTGTGATCTCTAAAGTtaatatttttcccatttttgaCGGTCATCTCACTAGACAGCGTAGATATTCAAATCTGCTTTTGTAGTGAGTGATGAATTGTCATCATTTATTAAATTCAAATTCATGTTAGGTGAATAAGTATTCCTTTTCAGCCTTATACACACTAATCTAGTCTAATCATAATTTTGTCACCCTCATAAGACCATTAATTTGATCTTTTGTGCCAATCATACTCCCTATTAGAGTCTCATCTGCCTCAATTTCCCAGGTTACTCTGTCTGTCATTTTTCTTACTAGATTCAGTTTGATTTGCACTTGCCATGTTTTGCCATTCCCATTGAATTTATTTTCTCTCTACATACCAGCTCTACCTTTATTTTTTGTGGCATAGTAGTCCTTaccttttttatatatttattttgtttactgGTGCTATCCTGTAACGTCTGTTGCAAGTATTACTTGGACTCCCTTCAGATCTAAAAAAATgagctgcttttttttaaaaaccccattCATATATCAGACAAGTTTTTGAACTGGAAATCTTAAGGGGAAGTTCTGGCAGATGCATTTTGGAAAGACTTTTATCCAACTCATTGGTGACAGAATTCCAGTTAGGGGGACGAAAGTGACTTGTTGTGAGTTTGCAGTGACAAATGTAAGACTTAAGAGGAAAGCAACTTTCAACCAAGCAATTTCTCTTCTTGATGTGGatgctttaaaatattaataatcaACATTTCTCTCAAAATACTAATGAAGACAGCCTAAGAAGTCAGGAATGCAGCAATCATGTCATCTTGTGGCAAAGGACCTAGGGAGGAcaggaaagaaacaaaatgtatatgtatataaggAGTTGGACCATATGTTCTTCTATATTGAGTCTGCTCAGACAAAACTCTTGAAGTCAGTAGTCTCAATTTGCCTCTTTGTTAATACACTCTTATCAATCAAGGATAACTCTACTGAAGCCAATGGTGTTTTCAGAGCATAAAGGTCTCTTACTTAGTGGAAGTTTTATATTAGTGTAGATGGTAGCATTGGGCTCACAGTCAGAGAAAGGCTGCCAACAAGCccagggaggaaaagagaaaaaaaacacagagcAAAACCATATTCACTTTCAGACATACCCTATTCAAGATATTGGTTTTAATTCAGTAATGTCTAATGCCTTCAATGACAGAGAGGAATCTGTGATCAGTTCATGTTTTCATAAACTGAAATGCGTGCTTACAGATGTTACTGAAATGGCCTAGAAGTATTGTTAAATTACTGTCTTCCATTGTCATGAGAGTGAACACTCATCTTCCCCCAATAGAAATCTATTAATCGacatttatttcctttgttttaaatACCCTATGGTATTCTTTTGCCCTTTATTTTAGcaataaataatatttaaggAATACCAGTATATAATATTTTACTAGTAATAACACCAATCACATTTGTATAATGACTCACATTTTTCTATAACAGGCAATTGTCTGTTATTTCAGTTTTCCATAGAAAAAACTTTCTAAGCATTTTGCTGAAAATTCTAAGCATTTTGTgtgaagaaaaatgtttatggGGAAAATGTCAAAACATGTTAAAGCATTTTGATTCATTCGGTCTATAACTTTATATAAAATGCAGTATTAATGAAGTAGCAAAATAGTACAAAATATTAATAAGACAAGAGCCAATAAAATATACACTGTGTTCTAATAAAAAGTTGCAATGAAACTCATTGGTAtaagtcaaaacaaaatatttcaacacTATGTAAATAAACCATTTTTATTCAAAATGAAGATTTACAAGAAGACAGTTTAGAATTTCAGATTTTCAAtccactttgaaataaaaaaggtGCAAAACGTCCAACTCTCCTGCAGAATGTGAATTACTACTCTCAATGAGCTCTGCTTAAATGTAATATCCAACTAGGGACCTAAGTCAAAATCTAGTGTTTTGATacagttggattttttttccttgtccaaTGGAACTTGTACTGGACACTCTGAATGGTGATAAAGTAGAACATGAAGATTGGGTggtttttttaacatatttatttgaCATACAGTTTGGAATGAGTAACTCCAAATTTCtattagtatttatttttatttttggggaTAGTTATTATTCCCCACCTATCTTAAAACAACCCACACAATGAAAAGGTACTTTGCCAGCTATTGACAGAAGAAATGCTACATGAAGCATTTGAAAGTGTTGAAATGCTTATATTAGTTTTTTAGAGGTCCATTCTCCAACTGCTGTGTCTGGGACTTCCATGCTACTCTTTCATTGCAAGtcaaaagcaaaggaaaatacTTTATGAAACACAGCATGTAGGTGGACCAATGTGAAGTGAAATGTCAAGTTGATGCGTGGTGTATTTGGACAGTGTGGAAATGTCATTAATGTTATTGGTGAAATGCCTAGCAATAGActggagcagtggttttcagactGTAGTAATGTACCCCTGCAATATGCAGTGTTTTGCCAAGGGGTATGTACTCAAAATGTAATAATGTCAGTGGAACTTCTGATTGGTTAGCACACTATAAGTACTGTAGTGGCACTGTCACACGTTAACTGATCAGAAGCTGAACATGCAGAAACGCATTGGGTGCAAGGGGTATAAGCAGCAATATTTTACAAGTAAAGGGGTTATGCAGCCAAAAAGCTTGAAAATCACTGGACTAGAACAAAGCATGGTGCCTGTTTTCCTGTCAAAGAATGAGGGACTTAGGTATAGAACTCCCATTAATATTAACAGGAATTTTCCAGTTAGTGAAGTATTTGTTCTTTAACAGCACCAGACAGTGTCATTTGGTCACCTCTTAAGACTTGCTCACCCGCACACAGCCAATGGTATATAAGGGGCCTCATTATTCCCCTGCATCACCACTGCCTACGCAATGGGGAGAACAATTGCCACTGCTGTGCTATTATTCTCCCTCGGGGCAGCGAGTGGGTGAAGCCTTGGCTCCATAATACATTAGCATCATCTCTGATCCAGTGCAGGAGGAGAAATGAACTGTACTGGCAAAAAAAGGTTTCCTTctgccctggggcagaggggaaaaaCCCAGTTATAGCTCTCTGTTACAGTCTAGTACCTTCCCAGTTCCTGGGGCAATGTAGACCCTTATCTAGGCAACAGTTTGAGGTCATGGCTCAGCTCAAAATAACGCAGTTTTTGAGTCATTtaagcagtgctgggaaggaagCTGTCTCAGCAGCTATCCTCCTTTTTCTTGAGACTTTTATGAATGTCACCCAAATGTGTGTATATTTTTAATGTGTAGAAGttcttatagaatcatagaaaactagggctggaagggacctcaggaggtcatttagtccaaccccctgctcaaagcaggaccagccccaactagatcatcccagccaaggctctgtcaagctggaccttaaaaaccgccaaggatggagattccaccacctctctaagaaacccattccagtacttcaccaccctcctagtgagagagtttttcctaaaatccaacctaaacttcccttgcttcaacttgagaccattgcttcttattctgtcatctgctaccactgagaacagcttagctccatcctctttggaaccacccttcagatagttaaaggaaGTTTTAACTACATACAATTGTTGTATTCAACCAGATATTACAACCTTTATGTATTGTcacaggacactaaggtgcctgctcctagaagaacAGAAACTACCTGGGGAGAGtccacagagacagacagaagcccaggtgcaaGTTACCAGGGCAACAGGCTAGAGAGCAAATTAGCCTGCAGCTGCACTTGGTcatctgaccagaaggggcagggccatgggcccatataaaccccaggctggagctagggaaggcagttccctgctagcagccagaggggaaggagcctccagggaggaagtgccTAGTGATGCTGCAACTTCCTGGcatgctgcacctagggctaaGGACAGTCTGTGAGGCACCCTA
This genomic window from Alligator mississippiensis isolate rAllMis1 chromosome 2, rAllMis1, whole genome shotgun sequence contains:
- the PARVA gene encoding alpha-parvin isoform X2 yields the protein MGCGALCPKVSELQEEGMNAINLPLSPIPFEIDPEDTMLEENEVRTMVDPNSRNDPKLQELTKVLIDWINDVLVGERIIVKDLAEDLYDGQVLQKLFEKLESEKLNVAEVTQSEIAQKQKLQTVLEKINETLKLPPRNIKWNVDSVHAKSLVAILHLLVALSQYFRAPIRLPDHVSIQVVVVQKREGILQSRQIQEEITGNTEAFSGRHERDAFDTLFDHAPDKLNVVKKTLITFVNKHLNKLNLEVTELETQFADGVYLVLLMGLLEGYFVPLHSFFLTPDSFEQKVLNVSFSFELMQDGGLEKPKPRPEDIVNCDLKSTLRVLYNLFTKYRNVE